The following are from one region of the Paenibacillus sp. KS-LC4 genome:
- a CDS encoding M56 family metallopeptidase has product MSWSLRSKWTFGFCLMLIGFTLLQMGMYAAHTLLGWEKAAFNVFELCESLIKRYSLLLLGYMMKLAVFGTFVHLLYVTVKQWLGVRAAKRKMTILQHDALSDELNAIYFAGSKAIMVVSHPEPIALTLGFLRPKIILSTGLLNLLDKEELEAVIEHEHFHYRNRDPLMILILQVGATVLWYMPILRWGVEQYKTTRELLADHFALQRQVSEHSLGGALLKLVKYSRGERSARSFVHASFADHTINYRLIRLLNPESQELSMRCPLLALLLSILTFGSLSAMYLSIMI; this is encoded by the coding sequence ATGAGCTGGAGTCTTAGATCGAAATGGACGTTTGGCTTTTGCCTGATGCTGATTGGATTTACTCTGCTGCAAATGGGCATGTATGCGGCGCATACGCTGCTTGGCTGGGAGAAGGCTGCGTTTAATGTATTTGAATTATGCGAAAGCCTGATCAAGCGTTACAGCCTGCTGCTCCTTGGCTACATGATGAAGCTTGCTGTCTTTGGGACGTTCGTCCATCTGTTGTACGTAACGGTGAAGCAGTGGCTGGGTGTACGAGCCGCAAAGCGTAAAATGACTATTTTACAGCATGACGCCTTATCGGATGAGCTGAATGCGATTTATTTTGCAGGCAGCAAGGCAATCATGGTCGTATCACATCCAGAGCCGATTGCGCTGACGCTTGGTTTTCTACGACCCAAAATCATTTTATCCACGGGCCTTCTCAATCTGCTTGACAAGGAGGAGCTTGAGGCGGTGATCGAGCATGAGCACTTTCATTATCGCAATCGCGACCCGCTGATGATTTTGATATTGCAGGTCGGGGCAACAGTATTGTGGTATATGCCGATTTTACGCTGGGGGGTCGAGCAGTATAAAACGACCCGCGAGCTGTTAGCCGACCATTTCGCTTTGCAGCGGCAGGTGAGCGAGCATAGTCTCGGCGGCGCCCTGCTCAAGCTGGTGAAATATAGTCGTGGAGAACGCAGCGCTCGGAGCTTTGTTCATGCTTCCTTTGCCGACCATACCATTAATTATCGGTTAATTAGGCTGCTCAATCCCGAATCGCAGGAGCTTAGCATGCGTTGTCCGTTACTGGCGTTGTTACTATCTATACTGACCTTTGGTTCACTCTCGGCTATGTATCTATCTATTATGATTTAG
- a CDS encoding YceI family protein, protein MKKRNVVIGAVAAVVLLGGAGAYAMYDSFTGNNKEIKSVIGTESTAASSASGTNSADSSSTNSTNGTETAAAAGAVADVNGVWTIDSTSNVYFSVTTSRETVNFEVNGVTGTWNVDTADAAANAADASLDMNVLDSGNGQRDGHVKEADFLDVANFPSSTFKATKFEALPAEVKDGETFPLIMTGDLTIKGITKEVTFTGQAAYSGGKLNVESETVVTFEEFGMKNPHNVVMDTENDVTVQLRLTLSQSA, encoded by the coding sequence ATGAAGAAGAGAAATGTTGTGATTGGTGCAGTTGCTGCGGTGGTATTGTTAGGAGGTGCAGGTGCGTATGCAATGTATGATTCGTTCACAGGCAACAACAAGGAAATTAAGAGTGTAATAGGCACGGAATCAACGGCTGCGAGTTCTGCATCAGGCACGAATAGCGCAGATTCTAGTTCCACAAATAGTACGAATGGTACGGAGACGGCTGCTGCTGCTGGAGCTGTAGCAGATGTAAACGGGGTGTGGACGATTGATTCCACCTCTAATGTGTATTTCTCGGTTACGACCTCCCGTGAGACGGTTAACTTTGAAGTAAATGGCGTAACGGGAACATGGAATGTAGATACGGCGGATGCGGCAGCTAATGCGGCAGATGCGAGTCTGGATATGAACGTTCTTGATTCTGGCAATGGACAGCGCGACGGCCATGTGAAAGAAGCGGATTTTCTCGATGTGGCCAACTTCCCAAGCTCCACGTTCAAAGCTACCAAGTTTGAGGCGCTGCCAGCGGAAGTGAAGGACGGAGAAACATTCCCGCTTATTATGACTGGCGACTTGACAATTAAAGGGATTACGAAGGAGGTTACCTTTACAGGACAAGCGGCATACAGCGGCGGCAAGCTGAATGTGGAGAGTGAGACGGTCGTCACGTTTGAGGAGTTTGGTATGAAGAACCCGCATAATGTGGTGATGGATACTGAAAATGACGTTACCGTGCAGCTGCGCCTTACTCTATCGCAAAGCGCTTAA